One window of Colias croceus chromosome 6, ilColCroc2.1 genomic DNA carries:
- the LOC123692855 gene encoding uncharacterized protein LOC123692855 has product MDNNSDTESRTLEGWTKEEKFQLLQALNEYGCSDIDQIQSFICSKTTKEIKDAIKFYNRKALQNPAVLSKKKKRTANASIAPIASWAKLLTDTKSFDELNTEIALALRLIAEFEDKPPVVCTNKVDFKAAYSYLANALEGKPLPENKFIKAIFEKCLYDIAVASKSFLKPQTLKKLIKDMNLFDQGIKINSQASNSTEFTTIKYLANQGQYNPLNIEEQYLKSLHSSS; this is encoded by the coding sequence aTGGATAATAATTCTGATACTGAATCTAGGACATTGGAGGGTTGGACAAAGGAAGAAAAATTCCAATTATTGCAAGCTTTAAACGAATATGGGTGTTCGGACATAGATCAGATTCAAAGTTTTATATGTTCTAAAActacaaaagaaataaaagacgCAATCAAATTTTACAATCGGAAAGCATTACAGAACCCTGCGGTGCTAAGTAAGAAAAAGAAACGAACAGCAAATGCATCTATAGCACCTATCGCAAGTTGGGCGAAATTACTAACGGATACAAAATCGTTTGATGAATTAAATACTGAAATAGCTCTTGCATTGCGTTTAATTGCTGAATTCGAAGATAAACCGCCTGTGGTTTGTACTAATAAAGTTGATTTTAAAGCAGCTTACAGTTACTTGGCAAATGCCTTGGAAGGAAAGCCATTACCAGAAAATAAGTTTATCAAAGCTATCTTTGAAAAATGCCTCTATGATATCGCCGTTGCAAGTAAATCTTTTCTAAAACCTCAGACACtcaaaaaactaattaaagatatgaatttatttgatCAAgggataaaaattaattcacaaGCTTCCAATAGTACTGAGTTTACAACTATTAAATACTTGGCTAATCAAGGGCAGTATAATCCACTAAATATTGAGGAGCAGTATTTAAAATCATTACATAGTTCTTCGTGA
- the LOC123692857 gene encoding uncharacterized protein LOC123692857 gives MKYILVILGLLYFFCISSAFQISYDSPNNFGNSLAREKRQLEDLDADEFSSGLTKDAQEEPSFWDRVVKVALRLFNKFIEWLNT, from the exons ATGAAGTACATACTTGTGATTTTAGGATTGCTATATTTCTTTTGCATCAGTTCTGCGTTTCAA ataTCATACGATTCTCCAA acAATTTTGGAAATTCCTTAGCTCGGGAAAAAAGACAATTGGAAGATTTAGATGCTGATGAATTTTCATCTGGACTAACAAAAGATGCCCAAGAAGAACCAAGTTTTTGGGATAGAGTTGTCAAAGTAGCTTTGagattatttaacaaatttatagAATGgcttaatacataa
- the LOC123692459 gene encoding zinc finger matrin-type protein 2 isoform X2 translates to MSMRPDDHRRKWDKDEFEKIAVERLQAELEEEERSKKKAPPVKRELLKQRDYKVDLDSKLGKSVVITKNTPTSQTGGYYCNVCDCVVKDSINFLDHINGKKHQRNLGMSMKIERSSLDQVKARFALNKRKLEEKKKEYELDTRLKEAAEEEARLKELRRERRRDKKRKLQEDDDTEDTPAQSELAQIMGFSGFGATKK, encoded by the exons ATGAGTATGAGACCGGATGATCATCGTAGAAAATGGGATAAAGATGAGTTTGAGAAAATTGCTGTCGAGAGACTACAAGCGGAATTGGAGGAAGAAGAACGCTCAAAGAAAAAGG CTCCACCAGTTAAACGAGAACTTCTCAAACAACGTGATTATAAAGTTGACTTAGATTCAAAACTAGGAAAAAGTGttgtaataacaaaaaacacaCCTACCTCACAAACTGGTGGCTATTACTGCAATGTATGCGACTGTGTTGTCAAGGACTCTATTAACTTTCTTGATCACATTAATGGCAAAAAACATCAAAGGAATCTTGGTATGTCCATGAAAATTGAACGAAGCTCATTGGATCAG GTTAAAGCACGGTTTGCACTAAACAAACGTAAACTAGAAGAGAAGAAAAAGGAATATGAACTGGACACTCGGCTAAAAGAAGCTGCAGAAGAGGAGGCAAGACTGAAAGAACTCAGACGCGAACGTCGCCGAGACAAAAAACGTAAACTACAGGAAGACGATGACACTGAAGACACTCCCGCACAGTCGGAATTAGCTCAGATCATGGGATTTTCTGGTTTTGGGGCGACAAAAAAATGA
- the LOC123692459 gene encoding zinc finger matrin-type protein 2 isoform X1 has translation MSMRPDDHRRKWDKDEFEKIAVERLQAELEEEERSKKKGKIIAPPVKRELLKQRDYKVDLDSKLGKSVVITKNTPTSQTGGYYCNVCDCVVKDSINFLDHINGKKHQRNLGMSMKIERSSLDQVKARFALNKRKLEEKKKEYELDTRLKEAAEEEARLKELRRERRRDKKRKLQEDDDTEDTPAQSELAQIMGFSGFGATKK, from the exons ATGAGTATGAGACCGGATGATCATCGTAGAAAATGGGATAAAGATGAGTTTGAGAAAATTGCTGTCGAGAGACTACAAGCGGAATTGGAGGAAGAAGAACGCTCAAAGAAAAAGGGTAAgattatag CTCCACCAGTTAAACGAGAACTTCTCAAACAACGTGATTATAAAGTTGACTTAGATTCAAAACTAGGAAAAAGTGttgtaataacaaaaaacacaCCTACCTCACAAACTGGTGGCTATTACTGCAATGTATGCGACTGTGTTGTCAAGGACTCTATTAACTTTCTTGATCACATTAATGGCAAAAAACATCAAAGGAATCTTGGTATGTCCATGAAAATTGAACGAAGCTCATTGGATCAG GTTAAAGCACGGTTTGCACTAAACAAACGTAAACTAGAAGAGAAGAAAAAGGAATATGAACTGGACACTCGGCTAAAAGAAGCTGCAGAAGAGGAGGCAAGACTGAAAGAACTCAGACGCGAACGTCGCCGAGACAAAAAACGTAAACTACAGGAAGACGATGACACTGAAGACACTCCCGCACAGTCGGAATTAGCTCAGATCATGGGATTTTCTGGTTTTGGGGCGACAAAAAAATGA